Proteins encoded within one genomic window of Treponema primitia ZAS-1:
- a CDS encoding sugar ABC transporter substrate-binding protein produces MKKLGLIFLMMMTAFAAFGGGNKQAGGGEFKVLFYFPAPHSYFNDLQTGSTAWVKDTGNKVTVEYGPEFSINTESEKVNALVAANGFNAITIYPLPGVNGLFEELTKRGINIINIGADSSTSNPKGTDTTAAFCLATDVRQAAYDAAITVIDKMGGKGTLLNILEVLTDPNTVLRQEGVKQACTERGITYRETAGIEAIDAATQKATDILTANPDAMGVVSTGMIATQGLISVLDGMNRQIFAVTIDTEEGTLNAIKKGTIYGTVAQNPYGQTYLSLEILKAMHDGAKPRPGKYFIDSGTVMVTKDNVDSYANDINAMTQKIKNNLYTEYLTK; encoded by the coding sequence ATGAAAAAGTTAGGTTTGATTTTTCTTATGATGATGACTGCTTTTGCAGCCTTTGGCGGCGGCAATAAGCAGGCAGGCGGTGGAGAATTTAAGGTGTTATTTTATTTTCCGGCGCCCCATTCGTATTTTAATGATCTTCAAACAGGTTCTACTGCCTGGGTGAAGGACACCGGTAATAAGGTAACCGTTGAATACGGTCCGGAGTTTTCGATAAACACCGAATCTGAAAAAGTTAACGCCCTGGTGGCGGCTAACGGTTTTAACGCCATTACCATATACCCCCTGCCTGGGGTAAACGGCCTTTTTGAAGAATTGACAAAGCGTGGTATCAATATTATTAATATTGGCGCCGATAGCTCAACTTCTAATCCCAAGGGGACCGATACAACCGCCGCTTTCTGTCTTGCAACGGATGTCAGGCAGGCTGCATACGATGCGGCGATCACGGTCATCGATAAGATGGGTGGTAAGGGAACGCTTCTTAATATCCTGGAAGTTTTAACCGATCCTAATACGGTTCTCCGCCAGGAAGGGGTAAAACAGGCCTGTACCGAAAGGGGCATAACCTATAGGGAAACCGCCGGCATCGAAGCGATCGACGCAGCTACCCAGAAGGCGACTGATATTCTTACCGCCAATCCCGATGCTATGGGGGTTGTTTCCACCGGCATGATAGCAACCCAGGGGCTTATCTCTGTATTGGATGGCATGAACCGGCAGATATTTGCAGTTACCATTGATACCGAAGAAGGCACCCTTAATGCAATTAAAAAAGGAACCATCTATGGTACGGTTGCTCAGAATCCCTATGGACAGACCTATCTTTCATTGGAAATTTTAAAGGCTATGCACGACGGAGCAAAGCCGCGCCCGGGCAAGTATTTTATTGACTCCGGCACCGTTATGGTAACCAAGGACAATGTTGATTCCTATGCTAATGATATCAACGCCATGACCCAGAAAATTAAGAATAATTTGTATACCGAATACCTTACAAAGTAA
- a CDS encoding ABC transporter permease: MAIIFAISSPNFLSAFNIFNMSRTASHYIFLALAQSMALIVGGMNLSIGYIGSMSVVTLGLAMQNNLPPTVAVILAILVGITAGLINGTLITRLRLNSFVVTLSTSFVFQGLTVGISKGMPYNKIPTTYQWLGRGSLFSVIPYMLILALIILVITFIFFRQTVLGRRILATGGNEIAARMSAVNTDRTILVANCLSGISAAIAAIAVVSKDGSANPGVGADWMIYSFAVAVIGGTSLKGGIISPFGLIASAFLIVFIKNGLVMINANSYFEQVYLGIILLVSVSFTSIGALLSEYNKRRAYQKEKRNREETVK, encoded by the coding sequence TTGGCAATCATTTTTGCCATATCCTCTCCGAACTTTTTAAGCGCCTTCAATATTTTCAATATGTCCCGGACAGCGTCGCATTATATTTTTCTGGCCCTTGCCCAAAGCATGGCCCTCATCGTGGGCGGGATGAATCTGTCAATCGGCTATATCGGCAGTATGTCGGTTGTAACCCTTGGCTTAGCCATGCAGAACAATCTCCCGCCCACTGTTGCGGTTATTTTGGCGATCCTGGTTGGTATTACTGCGGGATTAATAAACGGAACCCTGATAACAAGGCTGCGGCTTAATTCATTTGTGGTTACCCTGTCTACCAGCTTTGTTTTTCAAGGACTTACGGTTGGTATTTCAAAGGGTATGCCCTATAATAAAATTCCTACCACCTATCAGTGGCTTGGACGCGGCAGTTTATTTTCTGTAATACCCTATATGCTTATCCTGGCGCTTATTATTCTTGTTATCACTTTTATTTTTTTTAGACAGACGGTCCTTGGCCGCAGAATTCTGGCTACCGGTGGTAATGAAATTGCGGCCAGAATGTCCGCGGTCAATACGGATCGTACTATTTTAGTTGCAAACTGCCTTTCGGGAATTTCAGCCGCCATCGCTGCGATTGCAGTAGTTTCAAAGGACGGGTCTGCGAATCCCGGTGTTGGCGCCGATTGGATGATCTATTCCTTCGCGGTAGCGGTTATCGGCGGCACATCCTTGAAGGGCGGCATAATCAGTCCCTTTGGCCTCATCGCAAGCGCCTTTCTTATTGTTTTTATTAAGAATGGACTGGTAATGATCAATGCCAATTCTTATTTTGAGCAGGTTTATTTGGGGATCATCCTTTTAGTCTCCGTATCCTTTACCAGTATAGGGGCGCTCTTATCGGAGTACAACAAACGCCGGGCCTATCAAAAGGAAAAGCGGAATAGGGAAGAAACGGTAAAGTAA
- a CDS encoding uroporphyrinogen decarboxylase family protein, protein MGSREYVLQSLNHKQPEKLPLDLGGTPSSGISAIGYNKLKKALGINDRSCKIYDVVQQVAQPELNVLDAIHGDTLCLGRAFNDKPEDWYDVTLADGSLGQYPVWFKPTKAEKGGYNYYDEEGDYLARMPEGGTFFDQTYFPYIDAYPADYKDIAKAMNKVLWQKLAHSPWDNAGMPDFWGELRRRALKLRESSDRAIVITCGCNLFEWGTFLRKMDNFLVDIYTEEDDVIRLLDVLMEIHLQSLEKVCNAVGDIVDILRFGDDLGMTTGMFMSQEKYQTIFKPRHTKLCEYVHKHSTMKTFLHSCGSIYPIMGDLIEAGYDIINPVQTTAKQMDPVALKKEFGKDIVFWGGGCNTQSVLNQGTPQEVYDHTRKMIDIFFQDGGFVFNTVHNVLPDVPEENMLALYRAVGEYK, encoded by the coding sequence ATGGGATCACGGGAATATGTATTACAGAGTTTAAACCACAAACAGCCGGAAAAGCTGCCCCTGGATTTGGGGGGTACCCCCAGTTCGGGTATTTCCGCAATAGGGTATAACAAACTAAAAAAAGCGCTTGGCATCAATGACCGGAGCTGTAAGATCTACGATGTGGTTCAGCAGGTTGCCCAGCCGGAGTTAAATGTCCTGGACGCTATCCATGGGGATACCCTCTGCCTTGGCAGGGCTTTTAACGATAAACCGGAGGATTGGTACGATGTAACCTTGGCGGACGGCAGTCTGGGCCAATACCCCGTCTGGTTCAAACCGACCAAAGCCGAAAAGGGCGGTTATAATTACTACGACGAAGAGGGGGACTACCTTGCCCGCATGCCCGAGGGCGGTACCTTCTTCGATCAAACCTACTTTCCCTACATCGACGCTTACCCCGCCGATTACAAGGATATTGCCAAGGCCATGAACAAGGTACTCTGGCAAAAATTGGCTCACAGCCCTTGGGACAATGCGGGGATGCCCGATTTCTGGGGTGAACTGCGCCGCCGCGCCTTAAAGCTCCGGGAAAGTTCAGACCGGGCCATTGTTATTACATGCGGATGCAACCTCTTTGAATGGGGAACCTTTTTGCGGAAGATGGATAATTTTCTGGTGGATATATATACCGAAGAGGATGATGTGATCCGGCTCCTGGATGTGCTTATGGAGATTCACCTTCAATCGCTGGAGAAGGTCTGCAATGCCGTTGGCGATATTGTAGATATACTGCGCTTTGGGGACGATCTGGGGATGACCACCGGGATGTTTATGTCCCAGGAAAAGTACCAGACCATCTTTAAGCCCCGGCACACCAAACTCTGCGAATATGTCCATAAGCACAGCACGATGAAAACATTTTTACATTCCTGCGGTTCGATTTACCCGATCATGGGGGATCTGATCGAAGCGGGTTACGATATCATCAACCCCGTGCAGACAACGGCAAAGCAGATGGACCCGGTGGCTCTGAAAAAGGAATTCGGCAAGGATATTGTTTTTTGGGGCGGCGGCTGTAATACCCAGAGTGTTCTGAACCAGGGGACACCCCAGGAAGTCTATGACCATACCCGGAAAATGATAGACATCTTTTTTCAGGACGGCGGTTTTGTTTTCAATACGGTACACAATGTTCTTCCCGATGTACCGGAGGAAAATATGCTGGCATTGTACAGAGCGGTGGGTGAATACAAATAA